Proteins encoded together in one Xenopus laevis strain J_2021 chromosome 6L, Xenopus_laevis_v10.1, whole genome shotgun sequence window:
- the LOC121394789 gene encoding tripartite motif-containing protein 14-like, with protein sequence METETQMQMEFRGEEKKDDDIIHVIATEMEELVRQIPDMEEMCNMCDTLCSLLAQESHGAALCGAEGAHNEGGTDGIMAPGLAHIVLGIKRQICGQEATDLLLDINTAHNHLSVSGDRKSASYSLTELHYPQSPERFQDRPQTLSSRSFPSGRHYWEVEGSESGEWRVGVAYPSIERGGRQSAIGNNNKSWCLYMEDNNRYSVVHDSRWTELPHVSSCRRIRISLDYEAGRLSFYELNEPIRHLHTFTATFTEPLHAACLVGWAGTWLKIII encoded by the coding sequence ATGGAGACAGAGACTCAGATGCAGATGGAGTTCAGAGGAGAAGAGAAGAAAGATGATGATATTATCCATGTGATAGCGACAGAGATGGAAGAGTTGGTCAGGCAGATCCCTGACATGGAGGAGATGTGTAACATGTGTGATACATTGTGTTCCTTACTGGCacaggaatcacatggagctgcactgTGTGGGGCTGAGGGGGCACATAATGAGGGGGGCACAGATGGGATAATGGCCCCTGGATTGGCTCATATTGTGCTGGGTATAAAGAGACAGATCtgtgggcaggaggctacagacctgttactggatataaacacggctcataatcatttatctgtatcaggggacaggaaatctgcttcctactcactaacagaactacattacccacaatccccagagagatttcaggataggcctcagactttaagcagcaggagtttcccctcagggcgacattactgggaagtggagggcaGTGAATCAGGGGAGTGgagggtaggggtggcctatcccagtatagagaggggaGGACGACAGTCTGCAATTGggaataataacaagtcctggtgtttgtacaTGGAAGATAATAACAGATATTCAGTGGTACATGACAGTAGATGGACAGAGTTACCCCACGtctcttcctgcaggagaatcaggatctcattggactatgaggccggacgtctgtccttttatgagctgaatgagccaatcagacacttacacaccttcactgccacattcactgagccccttcatgctgctTGTTTGGTAGGGTGGGCAGGTACCTGGTTGAAAATCATTATTTAG